AGCTTTTATTGATCAGGGGAAAATCGGGAATCATGTTGCCGGGGACCGCCTGGGCCACTGCCGGCCAGTTACAGTAACTGGCACTGCGGATGCGGTAACGATAGATCAGGCCCCTGTCGTCCAGCATCAGCCAGTGATAGTCATCGCCGCGGGCGCTTTCGGCATAACCCAGCCCCTGGCCCCAGGCAGGCAGGGGAGCCAGGGCGGTGCGAACAGGCCCGGCAGGTAACTGGTCCAGGGCAGATTGAATCAGGGAGACTGATACCTCAATTTCCGCCTGGCGGATACGGTAACGGGCTTCCACATCCCCTTTACTCAGTACCGGAACCTCCAGGGGCAGGGAGCTATAAGCAAGATGGGGATGGTCCCGGCGTACATCCCGGTCTACACCGGCGGCCCGGGCAGCTACCCCTACTGCCCCCAGATTCTGGGCAACAACAGTGGATAAAATACCGGTATTAGCCAGTCGTTCCAGGTGGAAATCATGGTTATCGATGATGGCGATTATTTTTTCGTATTCTTCAAAAACCTCAGTAACTGTTTGGGCGATCAGGTTAATGGTAGCTTGATCCCAGTCCTGTTTAACTCCACCGAGAGCATTAAAATCCCGTAAATAGCGGTTGCCGGTCAGGGCTTCATTCAATTGCAGCAGGCGCTCTTTCAGACGGGCCAGCTGGCTGACACCAAAGGCCAGGCCGGTACCGGCGCAAAGGTTACTCAGGTCACCGATATGGTTATACAACCGCTCCAGCTCCACCAGAATGGTACGGATAAACTGAGCCCGCAGGGGCACGTCGGTTCCGCTCATCTTTTCAACAGCCTGGCTGTAAGCTACCGAATGGCTGAATGCACAAACGGCACAGATCCTTTCAGCTAAGGCCAGACCCCATTCTACAGTTTTCCCTTCTGCCAGCTTCTCCAGACCGCGATGAGTATAGAACAGGCGCGGTTCCAGATGGTGGATATATTCGCCATTCACACTGAAGCGGAAATGACCAGGTTCAATAATCCCGGCATGAATTGGCCCAACCGGGACTTCAAATACCCCGGGCTCATCAATCCGGGGGAATGGGTGCTGGCGGCCGGGATGGTGATGGGAGGGACGCCAGCCATTATAGTCCTTACGCAGGGGGTAAACCCCTTCCGGCCACATCTCATGCAGAACCAGGGGCCGCGGATCAGGATGTTCCAGTGGGGTAAGACCCAGCAGGTCCTGGACTTCCCGCTCATACCAGTGGGCTGCTGGCAGGACAGGGGTTAAGGCCGGGAACTCGGGTTGTTCAGGGTTGGCCCTGGCTACCAGAGCCAGATGGCGCTGCTCGGCCGGCAGGGAGAAAACATAATAGAGGCGAAAATAACCATCCTTTTCCCGCTCATCGGTCCCGATCATGGTAACCAGGCGCCCATCCTGCTGGCGATATAATCGGTGTGCTTCCGAGCGCAAATTCTCTAAACTGACTTCCTGGTATTCCACCATTAATATGCACCTCCGGGACTGATAATTGCCGCCACTTGTTGCAGAGCATGCACTAACCGGGGAGGTTGATAGATGCCCAGAACCAGGATGGCAGTCAAAGGCAGCAAGAGGGGCCAGAGCTGCCAGTGGCTGCCTTCACCCTGGCGCTGGCGGCTGCTTTTATTGCTAAGCAGCATTTTGCCGCCATGGTAGAGCATACCGGCAAAGACC
The nucleotide sequence above comes from Carboxydocella sporoproducens DSM 16521. Encoded proteins:
- a CDS encoding NADH-quinone oxidoreductase subunit C, yielding MVEYQEVSLENLRSEAHRLYRQQDGRLVTMIGTDEREKDGYFRLYYVFSLPAEQRHLALVARANPEQPEFPALTPVLPAAHWYEREVQDLLGLTPLEHPDPRPLVLHEMWPEGVYPLRKDYNGWRPSHHHPGRQHPFPRIDEPGVFEVPVGPIHAGIIEPGHFRFSVNGEYIHHLEPRLFYTHRGLEKLAEGKTVEWGLALAERICAVCAFSHSVAYSQAVEKMSGTDVPLRAQFIRTILVELERLYNHIGDLSNLCAGTGLAFGVSQLARLKERLLQLNEALTGNRYLRDFNALGGVKQDWDQATINLIAQTVTEVFEEYEKIIAIIDNHDFHLERLANTGILSTVVAQNLGAVGVAARAAGVDRDVRRDHPHLAYSSLPLEVPVLSKGDVEARYRIRQAEIEVSVSLIQSALDQLPAGPVRTALAPLPAWGQGLGYAESARGDDYHWLMLDDRGLIYRYRIRSASYCNWPAVAQAVPGNMIPDFPLINKSFELCYSCCDR